GAGAAGAAATGATAGGCAAAGGAATGAAAGCACCTCAACTTGATTGCAAGGTCACATCTGATATTTCCTGGGCAGATAGGGCAGATATTTTGGAGGTGTTTACCCAAAAGATGAAGTTTTGATGATGAAGGGATTACCTTACAGAAAGCTAATAGACGGATAATTCGCATAAATTCGTCAGACGTGTTTATTTGATGACCTTATCATTGCAGTTGTTGATTAAGTTTTTAAGACTTGTAACCTTGTGTAATATCATCATTTAGTGTTAGATATTtcgttattaaaaaaatttctataaatatgttttgatcaACTTACACAAACGCATGTATGTCGTGCTCGTGCTATCTGGCTTGTTAATCATATTATAGGTCATCCAcgtataaaatattaaaaaagttGGCTCCTACATTGTTTTATCATGTCTTTTTTGGATTAGTATTTTCAATTTAGTGTCGCAAACTTGCTGGACGAATTCATGACTCAGGAAAGAGTTAAAAACAGGGGTAGCGGACAACAAAACTGCCAAAAGAAAGTATATTAGTAATAAAGAACTTCAGATTTTGCTTTGTTCAAATCGACTACAATGATCCGTAAGAATAAAATCTCACCCTAAAAAATTTCGTATAGTATTAATAGCAAAAGATTTGAATATTCCACTTAAGAAACAGAGCTTTGCTCAGAAGTCTTGGCCAACTTAGCTTGCACAAGTCTGTCCAAGATCGGGGGTTCGAGAGGAATCGGATCAAGAGAGCGTTCTGCCGTTCCAACAATAACCTGCTCAATAAGAAATTACAATTCTCAATCTCTCATTCCACTCACGAATATTAAAAAGCATGCTAGGCTGGCACTAGTGACAATAAAAACCAAATAGAACCGAACCAGTAAAAGATACCGACTTGGACGTGGTCGCTTCTTTGGCAAGTTTAAGAGTGTGATTGAACAAATGCAGCGTAAAGACAGAAGAAGATAACATCGCAAGCATTTCTTACCTCATCAAGCAAGAAATCTACGGCAGCTTCATCATCAGCTATATGCTTTAGAGCAGTCTTTAAAAAGTGAATGTCCAACTGAATTTGCTGGAATCCACTCCGATTAAATGTCTGGAGCCGTACAAATTCTTGTAAACTCTTTAATGAAAGCTTCACTGTTTCTGTTAAGACAGAACCCTGAAAAAATAATTGCCAATTCAATCACCATACATGCTGCTGCTAACTCTACTCATTTTTGCACAAGCAATAGTTCCCCAACCTGTGTGAACTctatttttgtgaaaatttcCATTTTCTGCTTGAACAACTTTGCAAGATGGGTCTCTAGAAGCTGACTTCTAGCCTTTTGAGTATTCGAATGGCCCAGTCTGTCATCCCTCAAAGGATTACTGCGTGAGGATGTGGTGCTCCCATTGCTGTCGTTCCGGCGATGCTTCCGATGAAGTCCTTGAGGCAAAATTTGGGTTGCTTCATTTCTTATTTCTTCAAACTAACATATGAAATTAATGAACAATTATTTAGGTTCATAAGCATTGATAAATTGGTATAGAATGATATAGTGATCATTTTAATGGAAAAAGAACTATTTTCCAAcactcacaaatttttttttattacaacattGGGTGGGGTGGGGGTGGGCGTGGAGATTTTTACGTGGGTTCAAATCCACATTTCTCCCTCAAAGGGGAAGAGGTTTATGCCACTTCAACCAAGTGGTAGTGGCAACTCTCACAAGATATTACATGACCTGAACATGCCATAACCtgtttaaaaacaaaacatgaAAAGATAGTGATCGTATTACCTCCTGAAGAAGAAGATCCACAAACATATGCACTTCTCTGGGTTCTTTATGCTACAAAAAGGGACAGAAACtccaataaaatatatatttcagagATACTGAAGTGTccataaaagaatttaaattcaCAATTTCGAGCACTGTACTTACCTTGACCCAATTTGGTGCAGTGAACCTCCTCTTTAAAAGTACCGTTATTTTCTCAGTTCTTACCTTTATGTACTGAAAATGGTAAGTGTGTAAGAActatagaaaattatatatagtgaaaatattattactatatagATACTTTATCCACGCCTTAATTAACTCTTCAGGTATTCATCACATTTTGGCAAGCAACACCATACAATATAAAATGAAAACATAAATCCAAACTGACCGCATAACAAATACTATTTTAAAACATCCAACAGCTCATAAACTCGACCCCAGCAAAGAAATTGTGAGCAGAAATGATAACATTTGGTAAGCTATAAGATGAAATCATGAACAGTTTCCTCAGATAATGTAAAGCATTACTTATTTAACAGTACCACTAAATTTGATCTCACATTTCACCTATTTATCACAAATCaaaatttggatataaaaaGCTTACGAAGTTCAATAACACTTCAGCAGACGACCGAAAGATGCGGCAAATTTCCCCTGGGACAAAGGCAGGACCATATTCAGAGCTTCTCACACCACCAGAAAAATGAGTTGCTATTTCCTGAAATTTTGGCAATGagtattatataaaattcaaaaccctCAGAGGAATAATTGGAAACCTCGTTTAAATCAGAGGACCGAACAACAAATCATCGATAGAGTTAGTTCCTTGCCTCAGTAATTATTGGAATGGCACTTTGTTCAATGAAAACAGATAACTGAGCCAACACAAGAACAAGCCCAGCGGCAATTTTGTCACCTGGAATTCTCTCTATCAAATTCACATCTTGACTAGCTTCAGTCCTCTTTCCAGAGAGCAAGAGGAAATAGCTGTCCAATTTTCTAAAGAAATTTTGAAACCCTTCTTGGACCCAGTCAATTGTTTCGCCTTTCAACTTCAGTAACAATTTTGGGTTTTCACAAAGTAACTGGCGGAACTCCTGGGTTTAAAGACAAgttacagaaaaatcatgaagcAGCAAAAATATGATGACAATTGACATATTGGAGAGCATCACACTATGTGATTTTTAACAATGTTTTAAGCAACATACGCAAAATATGCCTCAACTAGATATGCCTTTTGGGTTTCATACGAAATTGGATGGTCCATCTAGCTTACACGAAAATTATCTGATTTATTAATCTGTACACCAGCCCCCCAAAAAGAATACTAGAGTATTCTAAGATATCAGTAAATTTTTTTACTCCagataaaaaatgattaaagagTTGAACGCGACAAAACGGAAcagaatgattaaaaaaatgttgataGTCTTATCTATACCTGTAAGGCATTCATACTGCCATGGATCACCGCCTGTTTGCTGGCCTCAAGATCTGCCTGCAAAGTATACTCTTGCTCAATTCCATCCTTTTGAGTAACTTGGACTTTAGTCAGAGTATCTATCAAATAACAGAATAGGTCACTGTTCTGAATACATGTTGATATCCAATAACTCCTTTTTTTACCAGATTATATATTATGAAATTCAGCAACTCTCATACCCGACATCATCCCAAGAAATTCTAATGTATTAAGaattataaattatgaaaattttaaaatacacgggtgattattttttaaacaattaagaAAGAACGGCATCCAGAAAATAAAATGCATGTAGGTTTCTTTCTTCTTGCACACAGCGTTGGATCCCAATAGATACACATTATTTTCATAAGCACAGAGCCCATCTCATTTGACAATCTCTTCTGAAAGGGAAAGGAAATAGTGGTCACAGGGTGAAAGCAGTGTATATGTTTTTACATTTTTGCAATACCCAGAGATTTCGTATAAAATGAGTAAAGGCGCCCCTTTATTATGTTCTGAAGAGCATCTCTATCAATAATTTCTACAAAAAGTAATGTTTGTGAATTAGTAgttatcaaattaattaacaCAGATATCTATGTCATTTATAGACATCGGGTGTTAATTAGGGAAACACAAAGAGTAAAagatagatttcaaatttggATTGTTAGTCCACAGATGGGAATCCAACCTAAACCGACATCTAGACTATGGACTATCTctctattatattattaagaatATGTTACGTAGAATAACTACCAACATTGGTCTCTTGGTGTGTTTTGTTTGTTCTAATTCTCTAAACTAGTAATATGTCAAGTTAATTTCACAAATTGAAGtttaataaaacatataatatggtgcATATGTGTCATGCATTGCATACCTAACGTGTGTCCTGTTACTAGtgttaataaaaagaaaatatttgacGCTCAATTGATTCATTTCACCCTGTTTGGCTATACATTCAAAAAAATGCTCTCTCTAGATCACCAGCAAATAGCTTGCACAAGGACCAGAATAATTTATACTTCTAATACAGCAAACTTGCTTAAAACATCATAAACACATAATGAGTCATTTGCCACATAACAACAATACGTATATCCCACTGACCCAAAGTTTCTGCTTTTCTACAAATAGAAACGTAACACTAACctgaaatatcaaataaaagacGATTAAATGCGCCAGAAATATACTCTTTGACAGCATCACGGGCAGACTGAAACCATTATATGTATCAGCTTATCTTCCGACAATGCAATAAACCAACATGAGTGAGAGTAAGAATATTCTACTATATTTTAGTTCAAGCATTGAAATGGAGTCATAAGACCTGCAAAGAAAACGTGGGAAGAGAAGCTTCAGGTAGCACTTCATCCATCAGAAGCACATCATTCCAGATGACTCCTGAAAAACAAGATGTTGGatcaaaagaagaaagtaaaggCTTGTGGAATCCGTGCCATCCACATAATCGTCAGATAACAGATTAGATAAAGCAGAAGAGATATAACTAGCAGAAATGCAATGATTCACAACTCATCTGATCTAAATTTCATGCCAATGAAAGAGAATCAAGTAGTAGGACAAGTTAAAGACATGAAGGAAGATGTTTATCACCTTTCTTTCAACcttatctatactatatatacAGCAAGAACACCTTAATTCATGAAGCCCCAAGACATGATGATCCACTATGCTTCTTGTGTATTCCAATCACTAGAATGATTAAATAAAGTAAGGAGCACAGAATACAATGTGATGCGCGGAATAAATCTCAAGTCAAACAACACAGAGCTTTTAATGTCTCTTAGACTATCCAAGAAACTGAATTGGGATACATGAAAGCAAGATAGGGTAGCACAAGAGTTGGACTCATTTTGGAACACATCGCTCTGCCTTAATTGCAGGAACAAATCAAATTTCTGGAGGCCACTTAACCTTCTGGAGCTCCCAACAGCTACATATGCCGCTATAGAGAATGAAGTCATCGATACACCATTATAACAAGAAACTTGatgcataaaaaaatagttTCATTTCTTTTCAAAACATAGTTCTGCATCTCTCCGCAGTATCTATAGGATCATATCTTAAATACTTCTAGCCGAGATACTTGCTTAAAACTGTACAATCTTATTGGAAAAGATAGTAAAATCTCATAATACATCTTCATAAAGGACTTACTACAGTTGCATTATACATCACCTACTTACATAATTTCCACCGTCTCTTTGAATGCAATTTACAGAGCATCAACCAAATTATTAACCACCACAGCACCCATGATTTGATAGAAAAAGGTTCACTCATCCAAGCAATACAGAAAGATGAAAAGCtatatgtaaggtccaaaatatgataatgtaatccaactgcatgcaaatctaggataAAAGgaaaatgcttaattaaattattttaattgcattaattaaatgtgttagacatgtttacatgtttaaaaatatgattttctattcgaatgcataaaactgtgtttttaaaggttattcgagacgcgctcgaggaacggagaccggggaccgtaaagaaaaatattttattaaatgattatttttaattatttaatatatggtatattttaaatgagaatttcgaaaatggtAACTTTTGAGGTATTTTTACGcaccgagtcgtattttaaacggGTAATCGATTTCTGACGAAAATAGggactttttggaggctcggCTAATATCTTCGAAAACTTTCctgaacaaaatattttacctaCATTATAATGGGCCTAATGAGCCTATTATACTAAGGTTATTGTGCCTAGCTTtttacccaattatttatatcaaaataatgagtttccAAACCCTATAACAATTCATATCACACGCCTACAAGCATCAAGAGACCTAgggtttttctctcaaactcaAGCCACACACTACACGTTTTTGGAAGAAATTCACGTGAGGTTTAAGAAAAAAAACGCAGCAAGTTCTCAGTCCCTCTCCGCCAACGTCCCTCGCGTCAAAGATTATTTTTCGTGTGTGTTTCGGCACGTCTTAATCTTCCTTTactcatcgttcataccataGT
This genomic interval from Primulina huaijiensis isolate GDHJ02 chromosome 14, ASM1229523v2, whole genome shotgun sequence contains the following:
- the LOC140957551 gene encoding vacuolar protein sorting-associated protein 51 homolog; this translates as MEVEAVPLDDKAKRMRDLLSSFYSTDPSSASLPAHTPSRFATLDTIDTSSFDADQYMNLLVQKSNLEGLLQKHVEMASEIKNLDTDLQMLVYENYNKFICATDTIKRMKNNIVGMETNMEQLLEKIISVQSRSDGVNTSLHEKREHIEKLHRTRNLLRKLQFIYDLPTRLEKCIKSEAYSDAVKFYTGAMPIFKAYGDSSFQDCKQASEKAVTTVTKNLQGKVFSDSESIQARAEAVMLLKQLDFPVETLKVKLFEKLEQFLVDLHLETEELEKGSLGVNSSSNQGSTPDSSSATAHEASIREFTEAIRAYRVIFLHSEQELSKLAQELVTKNFEAFHQQLKKQAHSIDLLASLRVIWNDVLLMDEVLPEASLPTFSLQSARDAVKEYISGAFNRLLFDISDTLTKVQVTQKDGIEQEYTLQADLEASKQAVIHGSMNALQEFRQLLCENPKLLLKLKGETIDWVQEGFQNFFRKLDSYFLLLSGKRTEASQDVNLIERIPGDKIAAGLVLVLAQLSVFIEQSAIPIITEEIATHFSGGVRSSEYGPAFVPGEICRIFRSSAEVLLNFYIKVRTEKITVLLKRRFTAPNWVKHKEPREVHMFVDLLLQEFEEIRNEATQILPQGLHRKHRRNDSNGSTTSSRSNPLRDDRLGHSNTQKARSQLLETHLAKLFKQKMEIFTKIEFTQGSVLTETVKLSLKSLQEFVRLQTFNRSGFQQIQLDIHFLKTALKHIADDEAAVDFLLDEVIVGTAERSLDPIPLEPPILDRLVQAKLAKTSEQSSVS